TCTAGCTTCAAAGAAATGCAACAGTTCACGTGCATTCATTGTCATGACAATTTTTGTCTCAGTAGCATTTGAAAACACGTATCTTGCATCTTCAATGGAACTTTTTTCTGACATTGATTTTGCTTTTTTCTCATCAACTCCAGATTCGATTAATTTGTCGTATTCTTCTTGTATCAGAATTTCTGTCAAATCGTTGTAAGCATCAATCGTGTGTTTCATGTGGTTTTCGTAAATTTCTAAAGCCTTTGGATTGTTTTTTATTTTGGGAGGAATAATATACTCGTAATTATTCGCTCTCACATATCGTTGTGATTTTTGAGAGAAACTCGCTAATCTGTGTCTGACCAATTGGTGGGTCAAAGTTCTAGATACACCCTCAATTGCAAAAGTAAAACTAATGTGTTCGACTGGTGACATGTGCCCCAAATCCATTAATTTGTCTATAAAATTTTCTACATTTTCCTCAGTTAGTCCTTCTTCAATCTCCATAACAGAACTATCTGAATAGCAAAGTTTTGCACTTGATGCGACAAGTTTTTGTGCATCAGGAGTGTATCTAATTAGATTAACCTTCATTAATTACTTCTCTCCCATATAACTCCATCTCTTGTGTCTTTCAACACAATTCCCATAGATAAGAGTTTGTCTCTTATTTCGTCTGCCTTTTTGAAGTCTTTTTCTTTTCTAGCAGCATTTCTTTGTTCAATCAAATCTTCAATTTCAGAATCCAAATCATCGTCTTCTTCTTTGAATAAAATTCCCAAAACATAAGAAATATCATCCATCAATTTCTTAGCTTCAGTTAAGATGTTTTTCGATGTATTTTCATCGTAATTTTTGTTGATATATTTAATAAAATCAAACAATACACTAATTGCATCTGATGTGTTGATGTCATCGTCCATAGCTTGTTCGAATTTTTCTCTGAATGATTGTATGTTATCATCACTTCCTTCTTTTTCAGAAGAATTTTCTAAAATTCTGTTCAAGAACTTCTTCGCCGTGTACAATCTTTCAAGAGAATTTTTCGTAGCTACTAATGTGTCGTGACTAAAATCAATTGGATTTCTGTAGTGAACTGATAACAACCACAATCTGATAACTTCCAAATCAAATTCCTTTTCTATGTCCTTTAACAAAAAGAAATTATTCTTTGATTTGCTCATTTTTTCCTTGTCTACAGTTATCATTGAGTTGTGTAGCCAATAATTTGCAAAGTGAGCCCCAGTGCATGTTTCTGATTGTGCGATTTCATTTTCGTGGTGTGGAAATTGCAAATCTTCTCCACCGGCGTGAATGTCAATAGTGTCACCCAAAATTGATTTACTCATTACAGAGCATTCCAAGTGCCAACCAGGTCTTCCCATTCCCCAGGGACTTTCCCAAGCCGGTTCACTTTCTTCTTTTCTCTTTTTCCACAAAGCAAAATCCATTGGATTTTTCTTTTCGCTGTTGACATCTATCCTCGCACCAGCACGTAAATCATCTATATTTTTCTTAGATAATTTGCCGTAGTCTTTTGCCTTTGTGATATCAAAGTACACATTGCCATCCACATTATAAGCTGCACCTTTGTCTTCCAAAGTTTTAACGAATTTAATCATCTCATCGATATATTCAGTAGCTTTTGGGTGGATTGTGTCTTCTTCATCGAAATTAAGTCCTGAAACATTATCCAAGTAAGCTTGAATGTATTTCTTAGTGATTTCTCTGAAATCTATATCTTCATCTTTTGCTTTATTGATAATTTTGTCGTCGATATCAGTGAAGTTGCTTACAAATTTAACATTATATCCTTTGTAAATAAAATATCTTCGCAAAGTATCAAATACCACAATCGGTCTTGCATTTCCAACGTGAATATAATTATAAACAGTAGGGCCACATACGTATATACCGACATTTTTTTCTTTTATTGGTTTAAATTCTTCCTTTTTTCGTGTCAGTGTATTGTATAACTTCATATCTTCTCCTATCTATTTAAAGCTTTGTTTATCCTATCTAAAACTTCTTGTTTTCCTAAAACTACCATAATAGAATCCAAGTCTGGTCCGTGAACATTTCCAGTAACCACAGCTCTTGTAGTCATCCACAAATCCTTACCCTTGATTCCAGTTTTCTTTTGAACTCTCTTCATAATCCCTGATGCAAATTCTTTTTCGATTTCATCAACTGATTCGATTTCTTCTTTTAATGCATTCATTAATTCGTCTAATTTTTCGTAGTTTAAGAATTCCTTAGCATCATCATCCATTTCGTAATCCTTGAACAAGAATTCAACTTTTTCAGTAATCTCTGCCAAATAATCCAATTCTTCTTTGAATAATGAAGCGATTTCTAATAATTTGTAATCTGGATAATCTTCCGAAATCACACCATCTTCAACCAAGTATGGTTTTAACATTGATGCTAATTCTTCGTTTTCTATTTCTTTAATATAGTGTCTGTTGATCCAGTTTAATTTTTCTGTATCGAAAACTCCGCCGGATTTTGAAACTCTACTGAAATCAAATTTTTGTTTCAATTCATCCATCGACATAATTTCTTGGTTATCTTCACTTGACCAACCTACTAGTGCTAGATAATTGTCGATAGCTTCTGGTAAATATCCCTTTGTACGGAAATCTTTAACTGCAACGTCGTCATTTCTCTTGGATAATTTCTTGCCTGATTTGTTCAAAACAACTGGTAAGTGAACAAATTCTGGAACATCCCATCCGAAACATTGATACATATACACATGCTTTGCTGTTGAAGAAATCCATTCATCACCACGAACAATATGAGTAATTCCCATCAAATGGTCGTCAACTACAACTGCAAAGTGATAAGTTGGAAATCCGTCTGATTTTATCAAAACTTGATCGTCCATATCATTAGTGTTGAATGTAATCTTACCTTTGATCGCATCGTTAAATGTGATTTCTTTGTTTTCAGGAAGTTTCAATCTAATAACATATTCTTCGCCATTTGCAATTCTTTTTTTAGCATCTTCAATGCTAATTCCTCTGCAAAGTCCGTCGTATTTTGGCATCAAGCCGTCTGCTTTTTGTTGCGCTTTAACTTGATCCAATCTTTCTTTTGAACAGAAACAATAATATGCGTAACCTTTTTCGATTAATTCGTCAATATATTTTTGATACAATCCTTGTTTTACTCTGTCAGATTGAACGTAAGGGCCACATTCACCAACTTCAGTTACTTTGCCTTCATCATCAAGGACAACACCTTCGTCTGGATCAAGTCCTGCCCATTTTAATTGTTCCAATAAATTTTCGATAGCACCGTCAACATATCTAGTTCTATCAGTATCTTCAATTCTCAAAAGAAATTTTCCGTTATTTCTTTTAGCATACAAATAATTATATAAAGCTGTTCTAAGTCCACCAATATGCAAAAATCCTGTTGGACTTGGAGCAAATCTTACTCTTACTTCACTCATAATATCCCCCATAAAAAATAAATTTAACTTATTTTATTATATCACAAATAGCCAAAATCAGCATTTATAAATAAACTCAACGCAATTATTTCGCCAAATTTTTTACCCAAATTTTCTTTCCAACCAAATACAACCCCAAAACAACCTTGTACAAATCAATCACAGAAATAATCAAATACATCAACACGACATTTAAATCTGTAAACTTTGCTAATAAAAACGAAATCGGATACGAAATCAAAACAATTCCCACTGAATCAAAAAGCAAAGTCAATACAGTTTTGCCTCCGCTTCTGAGTGTAAAATATGACGCATTGTACAAAGCAGAAATCCATAAAAACGCTCCACCAACTCTAAGCATATTTGTCGCCATCAATTTTACATCATCAGTTGTATTGTAAAATTCTGGAAAAAGCGGCGCCAAAATAATCAACACAATTCCAACTACAAGTGATAACATCAATGAAAACACAATTAATTTCCTGTCGGTGTCTACAGCCTCATCTACATTTCCACTTCCCAAAAGTCTACCTACCATAATCGAAATACAATCTCCCATCGCCAAGTTAAAAACGATGAAAAGTCCTATAATTGTCTGAGCAATATTGTACGCCGCCAACGCTTCAATACCTCTTGTTGAATAAGATTGAGTAATCGCAGCAATCCCCAAAGAATACAAAACTTCATTGATAATCAAAGGAATTCCCGCAACAGTTATGTTTTTGAAAAGACCTGTATCTATGTGGAAATTCTTGAAGAAATTAGAATAAAATGTGAATCTTAATTTATTCTTGTTCGCAAAATAAATAAACAATGAAAGTTCTACAAATCTCGAAATAACAGTCGCAATCGCAGCACCCTTTGGCCCCAATGCGGGAAATCCTAAAAGTCCGAAAATCAAAATCAAATTGAACACGAAATTCACTAAAACCGTAATCACGCTTGTTATCATCGGAAGCCTAGTTTCACCATTTACTCTCATTGAAGAAGAAATCGACTGCGAAAAAGCAAATGGAATAAATCCAATAGTCATAATTTTGGTATAATCAAGTGCAAATTTCATAGTCGTAGCAATATTTTTTGCAGAATCCGTGTCTGGATTCATAAATAAATACAATAATTTCTCGCCAAAAACCCAGAAAATAAACACACTAATCACAGAAACGATAAAAGATAACACCACATCAAAATACAAACAGTTTTGTACGTTCTTGTAATCTTTTTTACCTGCAAATTGTGCCGCAAAAATACTAGCCGCTGACACAAGCCCGAAAATTGCCAAGTTGAACACAGTAATCAATTGGTTCGCTACAGAGACTCCACTCATCGCAAAAGTTCCAGTCTGTCCAACCATAATATTATCCAACATATTTACAAACGATGTAATAAGCTGCTGAATAATGATTGGAATTGCTAACACCAATACTCCTTTGTAGAAATTTTTATCCCCAAAAAACTTACTTTTCTTTAATGCTAAATTCAATCTATCCCTCCTTCAAATTTTCTATATAAAAATAATTGCAAAGCTTATTTGTTCCATCAAAGTTTTCATATAAATGTTCACCGTAAAACTTGAACCCACATTTTTCAATAACCCTTGTACTTCTATTATTTTCAACAAAACAGCTGCAATAAATATAATCGTAATCCAAATCCTCAAGCAAATGATTCACAAAACACTTCACAACCTTCGTCATAATCCCGCGATTCCAATAATTTTTGTTCAAACTATATCCAATTTCAACCCCGGTCTTATCTTCGAATTCTGGCTGTTCATACAAATAATCGTCTTCGTACACTCCAATCATTCCTATTAGTTTGTCATCCAGAAAAATTCCGTATTCTAACTTTGAATTGATGAAATCTTTGAGAATTTTCTTGGATTGTTTGATGGATTTGTGTGGTTTCCATCCTGCAGATGGTCCCACCTCTTCTTGAATAGCGTATTCATGGAAATCATCTAAACATTTCATTTCCAACGCTTTTATTTCTATATCTTCACATTTTAAAATAAAATTTTCGTACTTCATTTGTATCTCCAAAATTTTTCAATCTATATAATAATATATCTTTAAAAATTTTAAGTCAATCGATTTTAGTTGAGATTTCTACAATTAAAACCTGCTAACAAAAGTCAAGCATAACCTGAAATTAATTTCAGTTTATTTGATTACTTGAGTAATTAAATTTGCGCATGGCAAACAAGCCGAGAGTAATCCATCGGTTTTTTTAGTGTAATTTTAGATTTTATGCTACTTTTAATTCTTGTTTTTGGGCTTTTGATTCCATAACTCTTGCATAGTAGATTCTTAAGAATTTGTTTAATCCTGCAAATTTACATACTTTTTTGGCTTTTCCTTCTTTTTCTTTTTTTATCATGTACTTATATATTTCATTTTCTGGTTTTTTAGCACTCATCATACATTTCATTGCCTGGTAGCCCACTTTTCTTAGTATTGCGTTTCCTCTTTTACTTATTTTTCTTTGATCTGCTTTAAAGTTTCCTGATTCATATGGTGGTGCGTCTATCCCTATAAAGGATATTAGGCTTTTTTTGTTTTTAAATTTTGATAGGTCGCCAAATTCTGCTACTATTTGTACTGCTAATTTTTCTGATATTCCTGAGAATTTTTTTGCTTATTGATATTCTTCTAAGGGCTCGGATATTTCTATCATTTGTGATAAAATTCTATTTAGAATCTGATTTATTTGTTTTATCAGGTTTATTCCTTCTCTGATATTTGTTTCTATTTTTGTGTTATGGGAAGGTTGTGTTGAGATACTATCCTCTGCTAATTGGTAAATGGCTTTTGCTTTGTTTGCATTTGGATGGTATCTCTTTTCTTTTGCCCACCTTTTATATTCTTCTATAAATTCTTCTTCTGTTTTTTCTAATACTAGGTCTTTATGCCACCATTTTTCTGAAAAGTCTAAGAGTTTGTCTTTTGAAAAGTCTCCTGAATTATGTAGTATTAGTTTTTTTATGCCTGGAAATGTTTGATGTATTGTTTGATCTATGTAGTTCATTTGATCGATTCTTAGCTCCATGTAATGTTGGTAGTTTCTGTTTAATTCTTTTAAGACTCTGTAGTTTTCTTCATCTACTTTGTATTCTTCTAATTCTTTCCAATACATTAGTCCATATTCTGCTATTTGTTTTGCATCCATCTTGTCATTTTTTGCTTTTCTAAAGTTTAATGCTCGACAATATTGTTTCATTTTTAATGGATTTATTACTGTTACAAAGTATCCTCTATCTTTTAATTCATAAAGTATTGGTAGATGATATTTTCCTGTTGCTTCCATTGTTATTTTTACTTCTTCTTTTAATTTTTCTAGTTTCTCTATTAATTCTTCTACTTTTGTTTTTTTAGAGAAACATCATAGGGTTTCCAAATTATTTTGTTCCCTTGTTCTAATGCACAAACTGTTATTTTTTCTTTTGATATGTCTATTCCTACAGATATCATAATTTCCCTTCTTTCTTATTATTTTGTAGTTTCTACCTGCACCATTACACTCTTTTTAGCTTGTGACACGGACGTTTTGCCCAACCTGCTTAACCGAATATGAATAATGAAAAGGTAGTTGACAGTTTTAATGGCGGATGTTTCAACCCTAAAAGAGCCTCGTCATACTACTTCTTCATTATACAAAAATAGTGCAAGATAGGAATTACTTCCTTTCTTACACTATTTATGGTACTAAAAAGAGCCCTTTCGGACTCTTAATTAAATGAATTTTCACGAATTATTTTGTTTTAATTCCAAATTTTTCCATATCTTCATCAACTTCTCCTATTGGAGCAATTCCAAAATTTTCTACCAAAACATTGGCTACATTTGGAGATAGGAATGCAGGAAGAGTTGGTCCAAGATGAATATTTTTAACGCCTAAGCTCAAAAGTGCAAGTAGTACGATTACTGCTTTTTGTTCGTACCATGCGATGTTGTAGCTAATTGGTAAATCGTTGATATCATCAAGACCAAAAGCTTCTTGTAAAGCTTGGGCTATGACAACTAATGAATATGAGTCGTTGCATTGACCTGCATCTAATACTCTTGGAATTCCATTGATATCTCCTAGGTTTAATTTGTTGTATCTGTATTTTGCACAACCAGCAGTCAAAATAATTGTGTCATCAGGCAATGCTTTTGCGAAATCTTCGTAATAATTTCTACCTTTTTGTCTTCCATCACAACCAGCCATTACTACAAATTGTTGAATGTCTCCATTTTTAACTGCTTCAACAACTTTGTCTGCCAAAGCTAATACTTGATTGTGTGCAAATCCACCGACGATTTTTCCGTGTTCAATTTCTTTTGGAGATTCACATTTTTTTGCAAGTTCTATAATTTCTGAGAAATCTTTGTGACCATTTTCATCTGCTACAATGTGTTTCATTCCAGGATATGCTGCAACACCAGTTGTGAATACTCTGTCTTTGTAAGAATCTTTTGGTGGAATTATACAGTTAGTAGTCATCAAGATTGGACCATTAAATGATTCGAATTCCTTGTCTTGTAGCCACCAAGAGTTTCCGTAATTTCCCACGAAATTATCGTATTTTTTGAAAGCTGGATAATAATTTGCAGGTAACATTTCACTGTGAGTGTATACATCTACTCCTGTGTTTTGAGTTTGTTCCAAAAGCATTTCCATATCTTTCAAATCATGACCTGAAATCAAAATAGCAGGATTGTTTCTAACACCGATGTTTACTTCTGAAATTTCTGGATTTCCGTAAGCAGATGTATTTGCACTATCCAAAAGAGCCATTGCTGCTGCACCATTTGATCCAGTTTCTAATGTAAGAGCTATCAAATCTTCTACGGACAAACTATCGTCCATTAATTTTGCTAAAGTATTTTCCATAAATTCGTCTACATTTTCATCGAATTTTCCCAAAACATTAGCGTGTCTATTGTAGGCTGCCATTCCCTTCAATCCGTAAGTAATAAGTTCTCTAAGACTTCTCTTATCGTCATCCAAAGTATTCAACACGCCGATAATTTGTGATTTCAATTTTAATTCATCATCGTCTTTTTCGTTATACAAAGCTGCCTTTGACAAGTTTTCTTTGTCATCTAAGCCTTCGATTAATTTTTGGTTCAAATCGATAGTTTCTTTTACTTTTTCTAACAAATCTTCATAGTGGAAGTTTGCGTTTGTAATTGTAGTAAACAAATTATTGTTGACATAAGAATGTAAATTAGAGATATCTTTGTTTTCTTTTCTCATTCTAGTTAGGATTTCGCCTAACCCTTTTGTAACCCAAACAAGCAAGTCTTCGATGTTTGCTACATCTGATGTTTTACCGCAAACCCCTTTTTTTGTACATGCGATGTTTTTTGCTGTTTCTTGACATTGATAACAAAACATTTCTTCATTTTTTTCAATAGTTTTTTCCATTTTCTTTCCT
This Finegoldia magna ATCC 53516 DNA region includes the following protein-coding sequences:
- the thyX gene encoding FAD-dependent thymidylate synthase; this translates as MKVNLIRYTPDAQKLVASSAKLCYSDSSVMEIEEGLTEENVENFIDKLMDLGHMSPVEHISFTFAIEGVSRTLTHQLVRHRLASFSQKSQRYVRANNYEYIIPPKIKNNPKALEIYENHMKHTIDAYNDLTEILIQEEYDKLIESGVDEKKAKSMSEKSSIEDARYVFSNATETKIVMTMNARELLHFFEARCCQRAQWEIREMATLMLIEAKKVCPQIFKKAGPGCVKGSCPEGKMTCGKIKEVREYFNSLD
- the cysS gene encoding cysteine--tRNA ligase; this translates as MKLYNTLTRKKEEFKPIKEKNVGIYVCGPTVYNYIHVGNARPIVVFDTLRRYFIYKGYNVKFVSNFTDIDDKIINKAKDEDIDFREITKKYIQAYLDNVSGLNFDEEDTIHPKATEYIDEMIKFVKTLEDKGAAYNVDGNVYFDITKAKDYGKLSKKNIDDLRAGARIDVNSEKKNPMDFALWKKRKEESEPAWESPWGMGRPGWHLECSVMSKSILGDTIDIHAGGEDLQFPHHENEIAQSETCTGAHFANYWLHNSMITVDKEKMSKSKNNFFLLKDIEKEFDLEVIRLWLLSVHYRNPIDFSHDTLVATKNSLERLYTAKKFLNRILENSSEKEGSDDNIQSFREKFEQAMDDDINTSDAISVLFDFIKYINKNYDENTSKNILTEAKKLMDDISYVLGILFKEEDDDLDSEIEDLIEQRNAARKEKDFKKADEIRDKLLSMGIVLKDTRDGVIWERSN
- the gltX gene encoding glutamate--tRNA ligase; translation: MSEVRVRFAPSPTGFLHIGGLRTALYNYLYAKRNNGKFLLRIEDTDRTRYVDGAIENLLEQLKWAGLDPDEGVVLDDEGKVTEVGECGPYVQSDRVKQGLYQKYIDELIEKGYAYYCFCSKERLDQVKAQQKADGLMPKYDGLCRGISIEDAKKRIANGEEYVIRLKLPENKEITFNDAIKGKITFNTNDMDDQVLIKSDGFPTYHFAVVVDDHLMGITHIVRGDEWISSTAKHVYMYQCFGWDVPEFVHLPVVLNKSGKKLSKRNDDVAVKDFRTKGYLPEAIDNYLALVGWSSEDNQEIMSMDELKQKFDFSRVSKSGGVFDTEKLNWINRHYIKEIENEELASMLKPYLVEDGVISEDYPDYKLLEIASLFKEELDYLAEITEKVEFLFKDYEMDDDAKEFLNYEKLDELMNALKEEIESVDEIEKEFASGIMKRVQKKTGIKGKDLWMTTRAVVTGNVHGPDLDSIMVVLGKQEVLDRINKALNR
- a CDS encoding MATE family efflux transporter — encoded protein: MNLALKKSKFFGDKNFYKGVLVLAIPIIIQQLITSFVNMLDNIMVGQTGTFAMSGVSVANQLITVFNLAIFGLVSAASIFAAQFAGKKDYKNVQNCLYFDVVLSFIVSVISVFIFWVFGEKLLYLFMNPDTDSAKNIATTMKFALDYTKIMTIGFIPFAFSQSISSSMRVNGETRLPMITSVITVLVNFVFNLILIFGLLGFPALGPKGAAIATVISRFVELSLFIYFANKNKLRFTFYSNFFKNFHIDTGLFKNITVAGIPLIINEVLYSLGIAAITQSYSTRGIEALAAYNIAQTIIGLFIVFNLAMGDCISIMVGRLLGSGNVDEAVDTDRKLIVFSLMLSLVVGIVLIILAPLFPEFYNTTDDVKLMATNMLRVGGAFLWISALYNASYFTLRSGGKTVLTLLFDSVGIVLISYPISFLLAKFTDLNVVLMYLIISVIDLYKVVLGLYLVGKKIWVKNLAK
- a CDS encoding GNAT family N-acetyltransferase, which produces MKYENFILKCEDIEIKALEMKCLDDFHEYAIQEEVGPSAGWKPHKSIKQSKKILKDFINSKLEYGIFLDDKLIGMIGVYEDDYLYEQPEFEDKTGVEIGYSLNKNYWNRGIMTKVVKCFVNHLLEDLDYDYIYCSCFVENNRSTRVIEKCGFKFYGEHLYENFDGTNKLCNYFYIENLKEG
- a CDS encoding IS110 family transposase yields the protein MEKLEKLKEEVKITMEATGKYHLPILYELKDRGYFVTVINPLKMKQYCRALNFRKAKNDKMDAKQIAEYGLMYWKELEEYKVDEENYRVLKELNRNYQHYMELRIDQMNYIDQTIHQTFPGIKKLILHNSGDFSKDKLLDFSEKWWHKDLVLEKTEEEFIEEYKRWAKEKRYHPNANKAKAIYQLAEDSISTQPSHNTKIETNIREGINLIKQINQILNRILSQMIEISEPLEEYQ
- the hcp gene encoding hydroxylamine reductase; the encoded protein is MEKTIEKNEEMFCYQCQETAKNIACTKKGVCGKTSDVANIEDLLVWVTKGLGEILTRMRKENKDISNLHSYVNNNLFTTITNANFHYEDLLEKVKETIDLNQKLIEGLDDKENLSKAALYNEKDDDELKLKSQIIGVLNTLDDDKRSLRELITYGLKGMAAYNRHANVLGKFDENVDEFMENTLAKLMDDSLSVEDLIALTLETGSNGAAAMALLDSANTSAYGNPEISEVNIGVRNNPAILISGHDLKDMEMLLEQTQNTGVDVYTHSEMLPANYYPAFKKYDNFVGNYGNSWWLQDKEFESFNGPILMTTNCIIPPKDSYKDRVFTTGVAAYPGMKHIVADENGHKDFSEIIELAKKCESPKEIEHGKIVGGFAHNQVLALADKVVEAVKNGDIQQFVVMAGCDGRQKGRNYYEDFAKALPDDTIILTAGCAKYRYNKLNLGDINGIPRVLDAGQCNDSYSLVVIAQALQEAFGLDDINDLPISYNIAWYEQKAVIVLLALLSLGVKNIHLGPTLPAFLSPNVANVLVENFGIAPIGEVDEDMEKFGIKTK